The proteins below are encoded in one region of Microbacterium pygmaeum:
- a CDS encoding ABC transporter permease: protein MSLSAAGRSEVTKQFSTSMWWILAIVLVAYVGFTATVLAFVFSAAASGSLGDQAPPLPAEGLSATLYSSATSVGYVFPLLIGTLMVTSEFRHKTLTPTFLATPRRGIVLSAKILVGIGMGVLFGVIGILASVVPSAALLVGYGLETDFGSSDTWALFGRMLLAFVLWVIIGIGVGALVRNQVGAIVGVLVFTQFLEPVGRAAAAFVEGLSNATRFLPGAASDALVGASLFNAPAVSGSGADPLAWWAGGLVLLAYGVVLVLLGRLTSWRRDVS from the coding sequence ATGAGCCTCTCCGCCGCCGGCCGTTCCGAGGTCACGAAGCAGTTCTCCACCTCGATGTGGTGGATCCTCGCGATCGTCCTCGTCGCCTACGTCGGCTTCACTGCGACGGTGCTCGCGTTCGTGTTCTCCGCCGCGGCGTCCGGATCGCTCGGCGATCAGGCGCCGCCGCTTCCCGCCGAGGGGCTCTCGGCCACGCTGTACAGCTCGGCGACGTCGGTGGGGTACGTCTTCCCCCTGCTCATCGGCACGTTGATGGTGACCAGCGAATTCCGCCACAAGACGCTCACCCCGACGTTCCTGGCCACTCCGCGGCGGGGGATCGTGCTGTCGGCGAAGATCCTCGTCGGCATCGGGATGGGGGTGCTGTTCGGCGTGATCGGCATCCTCGCCTCCGTCGTGCCGTCAGCGGCGCTCCTGGTCGGCTACGGCCTGGAGACCGATTTCGGCTCGAGCGACACGTGGGCTTTGTTCGGCCGGATGCTGCTGGCCTTCGTCCTCTGGGTGATCATCGGTATCGGGGTCGGTGCGCTGGTGCGCAACCAGGTCGGCGCGATCGTGGGCGTCCTCGTGTTCACGCAGTTCCTCGAGCCGGTCGGCCGCGCGGCCGCGGCGTTCGTCGAGGGGCTCTCGAATGCGACGCGTTTCCTTCCGGGCGCCGCCAGCGACGCGCTGGTCGGGGCGAGCCTGTTCAATGCCCCCGCAGTGAGCGGGAGCGGTGCGGATCCGCTCGCGTGGTGGGCGGGCGGACTCGTCCTGCTGGCCTACGGCGTCGTGCTCGTGCTGCTCGGGCGCCTCACGAGCTGGCGCCGCGACGTCAGCTAG